A window of Hevea brasiliensis isolate MT/VB/25A 57/8 chromosome 14, ASM3005281v1, whole genome shotgun sequence contains these coding sequences:
- the LOC110661270 gene encoding receptor-like protein 9DC3 → MGSLPWLAHFLCFLLFHLHFQASSSLSFSFNSSTSMLCQHDQSLALLQFKKTFSNWNSPYTKTKSWKEGTDCCWWDGVICDIGTGNVIGLNLSASLLYGTIHSNNSLFSLHHLQKLDLSFNDFNNSQIVSQFGHFSNLTYLSLCSSDFVGRIPLEISYLSKLVFLDLSGNYDLILETTSFKKLLQNITQLQELDLSFVNMSLVAPSSLMNLSSSLAFLKLVSCKLQGKIPDMSHLSKLALLDLSNNHLTLETMTFEKLFQNLSKLREVNLNDVNMSLVAPSSLMNLSSSLASLKLEHCGLQGKIPDNVFQQPNLQLLDLLGNEGLNGSLPRHDWNNSLQSLSLSRTKIQIHLEHDFINNLRSVETLDLSACNFEGSNLELFGRLTQLIELRLSHNNFSGQIPSSLQNLKKLLELDLSYNNFNGQIPSSFENLQQLHVLYLQNNNLSGQIPNYFSNFTQLSLFSLANNLFTGPMFQVDRLLSLYYLDLSNNLLNATIPPSLFTLPQLYTLVLNNNQLTGHFGPFKDNQLGYIDLGNNKLHGRIPSSISKLVYLSFLILSSNKLVGEVPSTICKLKSLQILDLSNNSLNGVIPQCLGNFSNALSVLHLGMNNFQGTIPEPFSVGCSLRYLNFNGNQLRRRVPPSISNCKILEILDLGNNNIDDTFPHFLETLPELQVLVLQSNKLHGLVKGSSTNYSFSKLRIFDLSNNMFSGPLPAEYFNNFKAMMNVGVNMKYMGSPNYNYDYSASLTFKGLEIELVKIQTLLTTIDLSSNKFTGIIPQSIGKLKSLKLLNLSHNRLTGNIQPSLGNLNNLESLDLSSNLLVGRIPTQLANMTFLQIFQVSHNRLEGPIPEGKQFNTFDSSSYEANLGLCGFPLKNCNSEKRQQPTASKEGDSESKIGFGWKPVVAGYGCGVIFGVAMGYVVFKTRKPMWLVRMVEGKRRRKPRRSNN, encoded by the coding sequence ATGGGGAGTCTACCATGGCTTGCTCACTTTCTCTGCTTCCTTCTGTTTCACTTGCATTTTCAAGCTTCTTCCTCACTATCTTTTTCTTTCAATTCCTCTACTTCAATGTTGTGCCAACATGACCAGAGTCTTGCCTTACTCCAGTTCAAGAAAACCTTTTCCAATTGGAATTCCCCTTATACCAAAACAAAGTCTTGGAAAGAGGGCACAGATTGCTGTTGGTGGGATGGGGTCATTTGTGACATAGGAACAGGTAATGTAATTGGCCTTAACCTTTCTGCCAGCTTGCTCTATGGTACCATCCATTCTAATAATAGTCTTTTCTCCCTTCATCATCTCCAAAAGCTTGACCTCTCTTTCAATGATTTTAACAACTCTCAAATTGTATCTCAATTTGGCCATTTTTCAAATTTAACATATCTTAGCCTATGTTCCTCGGATTTCGTGGGCCGAATTCCTTTAGAAATTTCTTATCTGTCTAAACTGGTATTTCTTGATCTTTCTGGGAACTATGATTTGATATTAGAAACCACTTCTTTTAAGAAGCTTCTTCAAAACATAACCCAGTTACAGGAGTTGGACTTGAGTTTTGTAAACATGTCTTTGGTCGCACCTAGTTCCTTGATGAATTTGTCTTCTTCTTTGGCATTTCTCAAACTCGTGTCATGTAAGTTGCAAGGGAAAATCCCAGATATGAGTCATTTATCTAAGTTGGCTTTGCTTGATCTCTCTAATAATCATCTGACACTAGAAACAATGACTTTTGAGAAGCTTTTTCAAAACCTATCCAAGCTGAGAGAAGTTAACTTGAATGATGTAAACATGTCTTTAGTTGCACCCAGTTCTTTGATGAATTTGTCTTCTTCTTTGGCATCTCTCAAACTTGAGCACTGTGGTCTGCAAGGAAAAATCCCAGACAACGTATTTCAACAACCAAACCTCCAATTGCTCGATTTATTGGGAAATGAAGGTCTCAATGGTTCCTTACCTAGGCATGATTGGAATAATTCTTTGCAGTCCCTATCTCTTTCTAGAACAAAGATTCAAATACATTTAGAACACGACTTTATCAATAATTTAAGGTCTGTGGAAACTTTGGATCTCAGTGCCTGCAACTTTGAAGGTTCAAATTTGGAATTGTTTGGTAGGTTGACTCAACTCATTGAGTTGCGCCTCTCTCATAATAATTTCAGCGGTCAAATTCCATCTTCACTTCAAAATCTTAAGAAACTCTTGGAATTAGACCTCTCTTATAACAATTTCAATGGTCAGATTCCCTCTTCATTTGAAAACCTCCAACAACTTCATGTTTTGTACCTTCAAAATAACAATCTCAGCGGTCAAATTCCAAATTACTTTTCAAACTTCACACAACTTTCTCTTTTCTCCTTAGCAAATAATCTGTTTACCGGCCCCATGTTCCAAGTAGACAGGCTTTTAAGTCTATACTACCTTGATTTGTCCAATAACTTATTAAACGCAACAATACCACCCTCTCTGTTTACCCTTCCTCAACTGTACACCTTAGTCCTCAACAATAACCAACTCACTGGTCATTTTGGTCCATTCAAGGATAATCAATTGGGTTACATTGATTTAGGAAATAACAAGTTGCATGGCCGAATACCAAGTTCAATTTCCAAACTTGTGTACTTGAGTTTTCTCATTCTTTCATCCAATAAATTGGTAGGAGAAGTTCCTTCTACAATTTGCAAGCTGAAATCTCTCCAAATTCTTGACTTGTCAAACAATAGTTTGAATGGTGTCATCCCACAATGTTTGGGAAATTTTAGCAATGCCCTTTCGGTATTGCATTTGGGCATGAACAATTTCCAAGGAACCATTCCTGAACCATTTTCAGTAGGCTGCAGCTTAAGATATTTGAATTTCAATGGCAATCAATTGCGAAGGAGAGTCCCACCGTCCATCTCTAATTGCAAAATTTTGGAAATCTTAGATCTTGGCAACAATAATATAGATGACACATTTCCTCATTTTCTGGAAACCCTTCCTGAGTTGCAAGTTCTAGTGCTCCAATCCAATAAACTCCATGGTTTGGTGAAAGGATCCTCTACCAATTATTCGTTCTCAAAGCTACGAATTTTTGACCTCTCCAATAACATGTTTAGTGGGCCTCTACCTGCAgagtatttcaataatttcaaagcAATGATGAATGTTGGTGTGAATATGAAATACATGGGTTCACCAAACTATAATTATGATTATTCAGCGAGTCTGACGTTCAAAGGATTGGAGATTGAATTGGTGAAAATTCAAACACTTCTCACAACCATTGATTTGTCAAGCAACAAATTCACAGGGATAATTCCACAGTCAATTGGAAAGCTTAAATCACTTAAGCTGCTCAACTTATCTCACAATCGTCTCACAGGCAATATTCAACCTTCATTGGGGAATTTGAACAACTTGGAATCACTAGACCTCTCTTCAAATCTTCTTGTTGGAAGGATTCCTACGCAATTGGCAAATATGACATTTCTGCAAATATTTCAAGTTTCACATAATCGACTGGAAGGACCCATACCTGAAGGAAAGCAATTCAACACATTTGACTCCAGTTCATATGAAGCAAATTTGGGACTTTGTGGATTTCCGCTGAAAAATTGTAACAGTGAGAAGAGGCAACAACCAACAGCATCAAAAGAAGGTGATTCCGAATCTAAAATTGGATTTGGGTGGAAACCTGTTGTGGCAGGGTATGGATGTGGAGTAATATTTGGTGTTGCAATGGGATATGTTGTGTTCAAAACTAGAAAACCTATGTGGTTGGTGAGGATGGTTGAAGGTAAGAGACGTCGAAAGCCAAGAAGATCCAACAACTAA
- the LOC131173059 gene encoding uncharacterized mitochondrial protein AtMg00810-like — MDSHLIQLGFSKSQSKATLYVKNINGESLVVSIYVDDMLVTGSKIELIQKFKYEMEKVFEMTDLGVMKYFLGMEVMQPNDGFFICQQKYMSDILHRFKMQDCKPVSTPISTGLKLGKDENAEKVDESIYRSLIGCLLYLTASKPNILFAVSLLSRFMYSTKETHLTAAKRVLRYIKGTNTLGIFFPASAGKTLKLVGYSDSDWGGCVEDSKSTSGYVFSLGSSFFSWSSTK; from the coding sequence ATGGACAGCCATCTCATCCAACTTGGCTTTAGCAAAAGTCAGAGTAAAGCTACCTTGTATGTGAAAAACATAAATGGTGAGTCCTTAGTCGTTTcaatttatgttgatgacatgcttGTGACAGGCAGCAAAATTGAACTAATTCAAAAGTTCAAGTATGAAATGGAGAAAGTCTTTGAAATGACTGATCTTGGAGTCATGAAGTACTTTCTTGGGATGGAAGTGATGCAGCCTAATGATGGTTTTTTTATATGTCAGCAGAAATACATGTCTGATATTTTACACAGGTTCAAAATGCAAGATTGTAAACCTGTGAGCACTCCAATCTCCACTGGTTTGAAGCTTGGCAAGGATGAGAATGCTGAAAAAGTGGATGAAAGCATCTATAGAAGTTTAATTGGCTGCCTTCTGTATCTTACAGCAAGCAAACCTAACATTCTATTTGCTGTAAGTTTGCTCTCTAGATTCATGTATTCAACTAAAGAAACTCATCTTACAGCTGCTAAAAGGGTGTTAAGGTATATCAAAGGAACCAACACACTTGGGATTTTCTTTCCAGCATCTGCAGGAAAGACCTTGAAGCTGGTTGGTTACTCTGACAGTGATTGGGGTGGCTGCGTTGAAGACTCAAAAAGCACTTCTGGATATGTATTTTCCTTAGGCTCAAGTTTTTTCAGCTGGAGTTCAACGAAATAA